The following nucleotide sequence is from Gammaproteobacteria bacterium.
GCGCGCGCGCAGCTCGCGCTTGCGGGCGAGCGCTTCGCGCAGCTGGCGCGGATAAGTCCACAGCTTCACGGCGAGGGTGGTGAGCAGGTACAGACCGAAGAACGTCACCAGCACCAGGGCCACCAGGGTGCCGAGCGACATCTCCACGCTGGTGCCGCCGTAGGCGAGCAGCGCATAGCCGTTGCTGACGTGCAGCAGCCCCGCCGCCACCACTGCGGCCAGCAGCGTCAGCAGCAGGTAGAAGGCATACTTCACGGGGCGGCGCCCGCGGGCAGCTCCAGCCGGCGCAGCAGCGTGAGCGAGGCGGACACGTCCGGCAGCTTGGGCGAGATGGCTTGGCCCTGCATGCCCTGCAGCAGGGTCAGCGAAGCCTTCACGGCGGCGTCGCGGGTATCGAAGTAATCCTGCATCCACACCGCGGCGGAACGGACGCTGGCCTGGAACGCCGCGCCCTGCCGCTCCAGCAGCGCGCTGCGGGCCGTCTCGAGCCTGAGCTCCAGGTTGCGCCGCAGCAGGAACTCTTCCTTGGGCGTCAGCAGCGGTTCCACCGGCAGGCCGTGGCGGCGCACCGTGAACAGGCTCGAGCCGACACGGGCGGCGGCGGACCTGAGCCGGCTCCAGAATCCGGTGGCGGCCGCGGCCGGCGCCTCGCCCAGCTCGCCGCCGGGCTGGTAGTGCTCCGGGACCCCGCGCTTGAGCGGCAGCGCATCCACCTGGCCGGCGAGCTCGGTGAGCGTGAGCGTCATGCCCTCGAGGTCGGCGCGCGGCAGGGCGCGCAACGCTGCGCTCTCCTTCGCGATCTCCTGGCGCACCGCGATGAGGCGGGGGTCGGAGAGGAGTTTCAAGCGTGCGTCCGCCTGCTCCAGGGCCTTGAGCGCGAGCGCCGGGTCGGCGCGCAGCTGCAGGTCCTCGTCCGCCGCCACCAGCAGCGAGGCGGCCTCGGCCTTGATCCAGGCATCGCGGCCCTCCTGGGAGTGCTTGCGCAGGTCGCTGAAGGCGGCGTCGAGCTGGTCCACCCGCTGGCCCATGGCCTTGAGGGAGCTGTCGGTGTCGGCGGCGTCCGCGGCGAGTGCATCGCGGGTGGCCGCGTTCTGCTGCAGGTCGGCCACGCGCTGCTGCAGCACCGCCTGCATCTCCTCGGATTCGCGCAACCGGTACCAGTTGACCGCGGCGAACAGCAGCGCCGCCACCGCCAGCAGCAGGCTGAAGGAGATGAACGGCGAGCGCGGGCCGGCGGCGCGGCGGCCTTCAGGCGCTGCGCTCATGTTCCCTCCGGTGCTTGCGCTGCTCGCGGCCGTGGGCCTTCCACCAGTTGACGGTGGCGTTCACGATCGCTGTGTCGGTGGCCTCTCCGGCGATCACCGGGCGGCGCCGCACGCCGAGGGCGGTGGCGAGCTTCACCATGCGCGCGCTCGGCACCACCAACTGGGCGGACTTGAAGTAGGGGGTGAGGCCGGGGCTCAGCATGCGCTCCAGGTTCAGGAGCGCGTCGCGGCTCGTCACGATGATGGCGTCGAGCCGGCCCTGGCGGAACCAGCGGGTGAGCTCGACCTGGTCGATGCGCGGCACGTTGCGCCGGTACACCTCGGCGTAGTCCACGTAGGCGCCGCGCTCTTCCAGCGTCTCGGCCAGGAGCTCGCGGCCGCCGAGGCCGCGCACGATCAATATGCGCTTGCCCGCGACCTTGTTCAGGGTCTTGAGGCGCAGCAGCGCCTCGCTGTTGGCGCCGTCGCGGGGCAGGATGTCTGGCTTGCGGCCGCGCGCGGTCAGCGCGCGCGCCGTGCCGGGGCCGATGGCCGCGACCTTGAGCTTGGGCGGCAGCGCGGCGAGATCCACGAACTCTGCGGCGTACTCCACCGCGTTCGGGCTGATGAAGATCGCGTAGTGATAGCTGCCGAGCGGTTCCAGGCTGCGCTCGAGCTCGGGCGAGCGCGCCACCGGCGCGATCTCGATGGTCGGGAAGTGCAGCACCTCGGCGCCCTTGGCCTCGAAGCGGGCGGTGAGCGCCTCGCCCTGGCCTACCGGCCGGGTGATGAGGATTCCGGCGTCCTTAAGCGGTCGCGCGGCCACGGTCACACCTTGCTCTCGACATCCCTCAACACCTCTCCCGCGCCTTGCGCCAAGAGCGCCTGCGCGAGCTTCAGTCCCAGTGATTCCGCCTCCACGGCCGGGCCGCTCAACGCGGCTTCCAGGAGGCGCTTGCCATCGGGCGAACCCACGCGCCCGGCGAGTGAAAGCATACCGCCTTCGAGCGCCGCGTGGCCGGCCAGCGGCAGGTTGCAGCTGCCGGAGAGGCCGCGCGAGAGCGCCCGCTCCGCCAGCGCCTGAGTCCAGGTGGGACCGTGGTTGAGCCGCGCCGCGAGGGCGAGGGTCTGCGCATCACCGGCGCGGCACTCCAGGGCGATGATGCCTTGGGTGATGGCCGGCAGGCACACGGCCGGGTCCAGCACCGCGGTGATGTGGGCGGCGAGGCCGAGGCGCTTCAGGCCCGCCACCGCCAGCACGATGGCGTCGTACCGACCCTCCTCGAGCTTGCGCAGGCGCGTATCCACGTTGCCGCGCAGGGGCTCGACCGTAAGGTCCGGCCGCCGGTGCAGGAGCTGGGCCTGGCGCCTGAGGCTCGAACTCCCCACCCGGGCTCCCTGGGGCAGGGCGTCGAAGCTCCCATGCTTCACCGAGAGGAAGGCGTCGCGCGGGTCCTCCCGCTCCAGCGCCGCCGCGAGGGTGAACTCCGACGCCAGCAGCACCGGCACATCCTTCATGGAATGCACCGCCAGGTCCGCGCGGCCCTCCGCCAGCGCCACCTCCAGCTCCTTCACGAACAGCCCCTTGCCGCCGGAGGCGGCGAGGGAGGCGCCCAGGTTGCGGTCACCCTCGGTGGTCATGGGCACCAGCTCCACCGGGCGTTCGGGTTCAAGTGCGCGCAGGCGCGCGGCCACGTGCTCCGCCTGCCAGAGGGCGAGGGCGCTCTTGCGGGTAGCGATGCGGATCGGGCTCGGGCTCATGTTCTTCTTAAGGAGGCGGGGGCGGTATTCTCGGCCCTCCGGCGCCGTTTTCATAGCCCGCGGCCGACGCGTATTCAGCGGCCCGTGCGCAGACGCTCGCGCACCTCGGCGACCAGCCGCCGGCTCACTTCCACCGGTTCGGCGCGGCCGTTCAGGTGCACGTGGAAGTGCCCGGTCTCATCCTTCTCCAGATGGGTGACCCGCGCCAGCGCCACCAGCGCGTTGCGGTGCACGCGGATGAAGCCGGCCGCGAACTCCTCTTCCAGGTCCTTGAGCGACTCGTCGATGAGCAACTCGCCGCCGGTGTGGCACACGGTCACGTACTTCTGGTCGGCGATGAAGCAGGCGATGGTCTCCACCGGCACCACGTGCAGCTTGTCGCGCACCCGCGCCGCGATGTGGCGCCGCGCCGTGGCGGGCGGCTCGGCCGCAAGCCGGGTGAGCTGCACGCGGTTGAGCTGGCCGGCGGCGGCGAGCGCCGCGGCCAGCTTCTCGGCCCGCACCGGCTTCAGCAGGTAGGCGATGGCATGGGTCTCGAAGGCCTCGACCGCGAACTCGTTGTAGGCGGTGGTGAACACCACCGCCGGCGGGTCCTCCAGCGTCGCCAGGTGGCGCGCGGTCTCGAGGCCCTCCATCACCGGCATGCGGATGTCCAACAGCACCACGTCCACCGGCGCGCGCTCCCACAGCTCCAGCGCCTCGCGGCCGTTGCCGGCTTCGCCCGCCACTTCCACGCCGGGTATCGCCGCGAGCAGGCCCTTGAGGCGCTCACGCGCCGGCATCTCGTCGTCCACCACCATCACTTTCATTGGGCAGCCGCCGGAGCGCTGGACTCATAAGGGAAGCGCAGACGCACGCGGTATCCCCCGTCCTCGCGGCCGTGCTCGAGGGTCGCGCGTCCGGGCCAGGCTAGCTCCAAGCGCTCGCGCACGTTCTCCAGCGCCATCTGGCGGCCGGGCCGCGCGGCGCCACCCGACTCCGGCAGCGGATTGTGGATCTCAAGCTCCACCACCCCGTCCGTGAGCCGGCCCGATACGCTCACGGTGCCGCCTTCGGCGCGGGGCTCGACGCCGTGGTAGATCGCGTTCTCGACCAGCGGCTGCAGGGTGAGGCGCGGCAGGCGCGCATCTTCCGGCACGCCGTCCAGCCGCCACTCGAGCTTCAGGCGCTCGCCGAGCCGCAGCGCCTCGATGCCCGCGTACTGGCGCGCCACCGCCAGCTCCTCCGCCAGCGCCACCCGCGCCGAGGAGTCCGCCAGGCTCGCGCGGAACAGGTCCGAGAGGTCTTCCACCGCGCGCTCCGCGAGCTCGGGCTTGC
It contains:
- a CDS encoding LytTR family DNA-binding domain-containing protein; this translates as MKVMVVDDEMPARERLKGLLAAIPGVEVAGEAGNGREALELWERAPVDVVLLDIRMPVMEGLETARHLATLEDPPAVVFTTAYNEFAVEAFETHAIAYLLKPVRAEKLAAALAAAGQLNRVQLTRLAAEPPATARRHIAARVRDKLHVVPVETIACFIADQKYVTVCHTGGELLIDESLKDLEEEFAAGFIRVHRNALVALARVTHLEKDETGHFHVHLNGRAEPVEVSRRLVAEVRERLRTGR
- a CDS encoding uroporphyrinogen-III synthase — its product is MAARPLKDAGILITRPVGQGEALTARFEAKGAEVLHFPTIEIAPVARSPELERSLEPLGSYHYAIFISPNAVEYAAEFVDLAALPPKLKVAAIGPGTARALTARGRKPDILPRDGANSEALLRLKTLNKVAGKRILIVRGLGGRELLAETLEERGAYVDYAEVYRRNVPRIDQVELTRWFRQGRLDAIIVTSRDALLNLERMLSPGLTPYFKSAQLVVPSARMVKLATALGVRRRPVIAGEATDTAIVNATVNWWKAHGREQRKHRREHERSA
- a CDS encoding uroporphyrinogen-III C-methyltransferase, which translates into the protein MSAAPEGRRAAGPRSPFISFSLLLAVAALLFAAVNWYRLRESEEMQAVLQQRVADLQQNAATRDALAADAADTDSSLKAMGQRVDQLDAAFSDLRKHSQEGRDAWIKAEAASLLVAADEDLQLRADPALALKALEQADARLKLLSDPRLIAVRQEIAKESAALRALPRADLEGMTLTLTELAGQVDALPLKRGVPEHYQPGGELGEAPAAAATGFWSRLRSAAARVGSSLFTVRRHGLPVEPLLTPKEEFLLRRNLELRLETARSALLERQGAAFQASVRSAAVWMQDYFDTRDAAVKASLTLLQGMQGQAISPKLPDVSASLTLLRRLELPAGAAP
- the hemC gene encoding hydroxymethylbilane synthase: MSPSPIRIATRKSALALWQAEHVAARLRALEPERPVELVPMTTEGDRNLGASLAASGGKGLFVKELEVALAEGRADLAVHSMKDVPVLLASEFTLAAALEREDPRDAFLSVKHGSFDALPQGARVGSSSLRRQAQLLHRRPDLTVEPLRGNVDTRLRKLEEGRYDAIVLAVAGLKRLGLAAHITAVLDPAVCLPAITQGIIALECRAGDAQTLALAARLNHGPTWTQALAERALSRGLSGSCNLPLAGHAALEGGMLSLAGRVGSPDGKRLLEAALSGPAVEAESLGLKLAQALLAQGAGEVLRDVESKV